Proteins from a single region of Nakamurella deserti:
- the betA gene encoding choline dehydrogenase, with protein sequence MSSEHFDYVIVGGGSAGSVLGERLSADGSARVLVLEAGRSDYPWDLFIQMPAALTFPSGNRFYDWRYESEPEPFMNGRRIAHARGKVLGGSSSINGMIFQRGNPLDYERWGADPGMKGWDWAHCLPYFRRMENTLATPPSDELRGHSGPLTLERGPAKNPLFGAFFEAAVQAGYPLTDDVNGYRQEGFAPFDRNVHRGRRLSASRAYLRPAMTRENLTVRTLSLVTGVRFDGARATGVSYRRHGRQHVAHAGEVILCGGAINSPQLLQLSGIGPSEVLSPLGIRPVAELPGVGANLQDHLEVYIQYACTRPVSVQPYLSKWRQPFVGLEWILARRGPAATNHFEGGGFVRSNDDVAYPNLMFHFLPIAVRYDGSVSSEVARTGHGYQVHVGPMYSDARGTLRITSTDPTRHPALQFNYLSTDQDRREWVEAVRVARDILNQPAMGPYNGGETSPGPSVGTDAEILDWVARDAETALHPSCTAKMGPDSDPMAVVDPETLRVHGVDGLRVVDASVMPYVTNGNIYAPVMMLAEKAADAILGVPPLPPSDAPFYRHGVG encoded by the coding sequence ATGAGTTCCGAGCACTTCGACTACGTCATCGTCGGCGGCGGCAGCGCCGGGTCCGTGCTGGGCGAACGACTCTCGGCGGACGGCAGCGCGCGCGTCCTGGTGCTCGAAGCCGGCCGCAGCGACTACCCGTGGGACCTGTTCATCCAGATGCCCGCCGCCCTCACCTTTCCCAGCGGCAATCGCTTCTACGACTGGCGGTACGAGTCCGAGCCGGAGCCGTTCATGAACGGCCGCCGTATCGCCCACGCCCGCGGCAAGGTCCTCGGCGGGTCGAGCTCCATCAACGGGATGATCTTCCAGCGCGGCAACCCGCTGGACTACGAGCGGTGGGGCGCCGATCCCGGGATGAAGGGCTGGGACTGGGCGCACTGTCTGCCGTACTTCCGGCGGATGGAGAACACCCTGGCGACGCCGCCGTCCGACGAGCTCCGGGGACACTCCGGACCGCTCACGCTCGAGCGCGGCCCGGCGAAGAACCCGTTGTTCGGTGCGTTCTTCGAGGCGGCGGTGCAGGCGGGCTACCCGCTGACCGACGACGTCAACGGTTACCGCCAGGAAGGTTTCGCGCCGTTCGACCGCAACGTGCACCGGGGCCGGCGGCTGTCGGCGTCCCGGGCCTACCTGCGGCCGGCGATGACCCGGGAGAACCTGACGGTGCGCACCCTGTCTCTGGTCACCGGCGTCCGCTTCGACGGGGCCCGGGCCACCGGGGTGTCCTACCGGCGCCACGGGCGACAGCACGTCGCCCACGCCGGCGAGGTGATCCTGTGTGGCGGGGCGATCAATTCACCGCAGCTGCTGCAGCTCTCGGGCATCGGGCCGTCGGAGGTGCTGTCGCCGTTGGGGATCCGGCCGGTGGCCGAGCTGCCCGGTGTCGGCGCCAACCTGCAGGACCACCTGGAGGTCTACATCCAGTACGCCTGCACCCGCCCGGTCTCGGTGCAGCCGTACCTGTCGAAGTGGCGCCAGCCGTTCGTCGGACTGGAGTGGATCCTCGCGCGGCGGGGTCCCGCCGCCACCAACCACTTCGAGGGTGGCGGCTTCGTCCGCTCCAACGACGACGTGGCCTACCCGAACCTGATGTTCCACTTCCTGCCGATCGCCGTCCGCTACGACGGCAGCGTGTCCAGCGAGGTCGCCCGCACCGGGCACGGCTACCAGGTGCACGTCGGGCCGATGTACTCCGACGCCCGCGGGACGCTGAGGATCACCTCCACCGACCCGACGAGACACCCTGCGCTGCAGTTCAACTACCTCTCCACCGACCAGGACCGACGCGAGTGGGTCGAGGCGGTGCGGGTGGCCCGCGACATCCTCAACCAGCCGGCGATGGGTCCGTACAACGGCGGTGAGACCTCGCCCGGCCCGTCGGTGGGCACCGACGCCGAGATCCTCGACTGGGTGGCCCGTGACGCCGAGACGGCCCTGCACCCCTCGTGCACCGCCAAGATGGGCCCCGACAGCGACCCGATGGCCGTCGTCGACCCCGAGACCCTCCGGGTGCACGGCGTCGACGGCCTGCGCGTGGTCGACGCCTCGGTGATGCCGTACGTGACCAACGGCAACATCTACGCCCCGGTGATGATGCTGGCAGAGAAGGCCGCCGACGCCATCCTCGGGGTGCCGCCGCTCCCTCCGTCGGACGCCCCGTTCTACCGCCACGGGGTGGGCTGA
- a CDS encoding FAD-dependent oxidoreductase — MRSVVVVGASLAGHATARALRHQGFTGRLTLIGAEPHRPYDRPPLSKDFLTGALTEDDLALEGTDENLDAEWLLGRRATALDADDRTVTLDDGSRVSGDAVVVATGSTARRLPGTPPGVLTLRTLDDAVALRAALQPGARMVVIGAGFIGSEVAATAAARGLDVTVVEAGATPLAGPLGAWVGAAVAGLHARHGVRLLCGVPVAGFTGTDRVDGVTLTDGTHLPADVVVAGVGAAPAVDWLAGSGLDLSNGLVCSALGATAAPGVYGVGDCAAWHDTVRGTPFRVEHWTDSRDRPVALATAMLAGPSPAALRAPYFWSDQYGVRIQFAGRRRGDETVTVEAGSTEGADLLAVYRRDGDVVAVLGMNQPKLFTRIRRSLPSSAVGDAPADTPAAATLLEVP, encoded by the coding sequence CTGCGTTCGGTCGTCGTCGTCGGGGCCAGCCTGGCCGGGCACGCCACCGCCCGGGCCCTGCGCCATCAGGGCTTCACCGGACGACTGACCCTCATCGGCGCCGAGCCGCACCGGCCCTACGACCGACCGCCGCTGTCCAAGGACTTCCTCACCGGAGCACTCACCGAGGACGACCTCGCCCTCGAGGGCACGGATGAGAACCTCGACGCCGAATGGCTTCTCGGCCGCCGCGCCACCGCGCTCGACGCCGACGACCGGACCGTCACCCTCGACGACGGCAGCCGCGTGAGCGGCGACGCGGTCGTCGTCGCCACCGGTTCCACCGCCCGCCGGCTGCCCGGGACACCCCCGGGCGTCCTGACCCTGCGCACCCTCGACGATGCCGTCGCCCTGCGCGCCGCGCTGCAGCCCGGAGCCCGGATGGTCGTCATCGGCGCAGGTTTCATCGGATCCGAGGTCGCCGCCACCGCCGCCGCCCGCGGCCTGGACGTCACGGTGGTCGAAGCCGGCGCCACTCCCCTCGCCGGACCGCTCGGCGCGTGGGTCGGTGCGGCCGTCGCGGGGCTGCACGCGCGGCACGGCGTCCGGCTGCTCTGCGGCGTCCCGGTCGCCGGCTTCACCGGCACCGACCGCGTCGACGGGGTCACGCTCACCGACGGCACCCACCTGCCGGCCGACGTCGTCGTGGCCGGCGTCGGCGCCGCCCCGGCGGTCGACTGGCTGGCCGGCTCCGGGCTGGACCTGTCCAACGGTCTGGTCTGTTCCGCGCTCGGCGCGACCGCCGCCCCCGGCGTGTACGGCGTCGGCGACTGCGCAGCCTGGCACGACACCGTCCGCGGGACGCCTTTCCGGGTGGAGCACTGGACCGACTCCCGGGACCGGCCGGTCGCGTTGGCCACCGCGATGCTCGCGGGACCGTCACCCGCCGCCCTGCGCGCCCCGTACTTCTGGTCCGACCAGTACGGCGTGCGCATCCAGTTCGCCGGCCGCCGCCGCGGCGACGAGACCGTCACCGTCGAGGCCGGCAGCACCGAGGGCGCCGATCTGCTCGCGGTCTACCGACGCGACGGTGACGTGGTCGCGGTGCTCGGCATGAACCAGCCGAAGCTGTTCACCCGGATCCGGCGCAGTCTCCCGTCGTCCGCCGTCGGGGACGCTCCCGCCGACACACCCGCAGCCGCAACGCTCCTGGAGGTTCCGTGA
- a CDS encoding aromatic ring-hydroxylating oxygenase subunit alpha codes for MTTTELPASLIPTLPGRYYTDPQIFAEEQALIFEQMWFCAARGSDIPTPGSFRTVQVGTESVIVSRSRRGEVRAFLNVCRHRGAKICLEDSGAVARAFQCPYHAWTYDLDGKLIAAPNLTKMPDIDRVEYGLKTVHVREWLGYVWVSLADEPPAFEATVLQEVVERLGEVANLDHYQVDTLAVGRRIVYDVKANWKLIIENFMECYHCATIHPELTEVLPEFADGYAAQSFVNHGAEFGSDIKGFTVDGSEGLDVLPGIDPDQDRRYYAITVKPQVFVNMVPDHIIFHRMYPMAADRTVVECDWLYLPSVVESGRDVTKSVELFHRVNVQDFDACERCQPAMSSRAYRDGGVLVPSEHHIGGFHEWLTGMLGH; via the coding sequence GTGACCACGACCGAGCTCCCCGCATCGCTCATCCCGACGCTGCCCGGCCGGTACTACACCGATCCGCAGATCTTCGCCGAGGAGCAGGCGCTGATCTTCGAACAGATGTGGTTCTGCGCGGCCCGCGGCTCCGACATCCCCACCCCCGGCTCGTTCCGGACGGTGCAGGTCGGCACCGAGTCCGTGATCGTCTCGCGGTCGCGGCGTGGTGAGGTGCGGGCCTTCCTGAACGTCTGCCGGCACCGCGGCGCGAAGATCTGCCTGGAGGACAGTGGAGCCGTCGCACGAGCGTTCCAGTGCCCGTACCACGCCTGGACCTACGACCTCGACGGCAAGCTGATCGCCGCCCCGAACCTGACGAAGATGCCCGACATCGACCGCGTCGAGTACGGCCTCAAGACGGTGCACGTGCGGGAGTGGCTCGGCTACGTGTGGGTGTCGCTGGCCGACGAGCCGCCGGCCTTCGAGGCCACCGTGCTGCAGGAGGTCGTCGAGAGGCTGGGCGAGGTCGCCAATCTCGACCACTACCAGGTCGACACGCTCGCCGTCGGCCGCCGGATCGTCTACGACGTCAAGGCCAACTGGAAGCTCATCATCGAGAACTTCATGGAGTGCTACCACTGCGCGACGATCCATCCCGAGCTGACCGAGGTGCTGCCGGAGTTCGCGGACGGCTACGCGGCGCAGTCCTTCGTCAACCACGGCGCCGAGTTCGGCTCGGACATCAAGGGTTTCACCGTGGACGGCTCCGAGGGTCTGGACGTCCTGCCGGGCATCGATCCCGACCAGGACCGCCGCTACTACGCGATCACGGTCAAGCCGCAGGTGTTCGTCAACATGGTGCCCGACCACATCATCTTCCACCGGATGTACCCGATGGCCGCGGACCGGACGGTCGTCGAGTGCGACTGGCTCTACCTGCCGTCGGTGGTCGAGTCCGGCCGCGACGTCACCAAGTCCGTGGAGCTCTTCCACCGGGTCAACGTGCAGGACTTCGACGCCTGCGAGCGGTGCCAGCCGGCGATGTCGTCCCGGGCCTACCGCGACGGGGGCGTGCTGGTCCCCAGCGAGCACCACATCGGCGGGTTCCACGAGTGGTTGACCGGGATGCTGGGCCACTGA
- a CDS encoding quaternary amine ABC transporter ATP-binding protein, with translation MTAAPAPGLPASTPAGPVDFSVRDLWKVFGHRPGRIPGDPALSGLSGPEILERTGCVTAVRDLSFDVGRGEVFVVMGLSGSGKSTLVRCLTRLIEPTAGSIRLGGEDVMSMSAGTLRELRRHKMSMVFQHFGLLPHRTVLDNVAYGLQIRGTAKAERRARAHEVIELVGLRGYENRFPDQLSGGMQQRVGLARALAGDPDVLLFDEPFSALDPLIRRDMQAEVVRLHRDMGKTMIFITHDLSEALKLGDRILIMRHGELVQIGTGDQLVGAPADDYVADFVSEVPRADVLTLRWITRRGGDIDPTAPRLDAATIIRDAIPAVMASPGPVVVTDRGEVVGTVDRDAVLAVVAGHRGAPAPAGTPALSGSV, from the coding sequence ATGACCGCTGCCCCCGCCCCGGGCCTCCCGGCGTCGACACCGGCCGGTCCGGTCGACTTCTCGGTCCGCGACCTGTGGAAGGTGTTCGGACACCGACCCGGCCGGATCCCCGGCGATCCGGCGCTGAGCGGGTTGAGCGGCCCCGAGATCCTCGAGCGGACCGGCTGTGTCACCGCGGTCCGTGACCTGAGCTTCGACGTGGGCCGCGGCGAGGTGTTCGTGGTGATGGGCCTGTCGGGATCCGGGAAGTCGACGCTGGTGCGGTGTCTCACCCGCCTCATCGAGCCCACGGCCGGTTCCATCCGGCTCGGGGGCGAGGACGTGATGTCGATGTCGGCCGGCACGCTGCGCGAGCTGCGGCGGCACAAGATGAGCATGGTCTTCCAGCACTTCGGCCTGCTGCCGCACCGCACCGTGCTCGACAACGTCGCCTACGGCCTGCAGATCCGCGGCACGGCCAAGGCCGAGCGACGCGCCCGCGCCCACGAGGTCATCGAGCTGGTCGGCCTGCGCGGGTACGAGAACCGCTTCCCGGACCAGCTCTCCGGCGGTATGCAGCAGCGGGTGGGGTTGGCCCGTGCGCTGGCCGGCGATCCCGACGTGCTGCTGTTCGACGAGCCGTTCTCCGCGCTCGATCCGCTGATCCGCCGCGACATGCAGGCCGAGGTCGTCCGGCTGCACCGGGACATGGGCAAGACGATGATCTTCATCACCCACGACCTGTCGGAGGCGCTGAAGCTGGGTGACCGCATCCTGATCATGCGGCACGGCGAGCTGGTGCAGATCGGCACCGGCGACCAACTCGTGGGGGCGCCGGCGGACGACTACGTCGCCGACTTCGTCTCCGAGGTCCCCCGCGCCGACGTGCTCACGCTGCGCTGGATCACCCGCCGAGGTGGCGACATCGACCCCACCGCACCCCGTCTGGACGCAGCGACCATCATCCGGGACGCCATCCCGGCAGTGATGGCGAGTCCCGGACCGGTGGTCGTCACCGACCGCGGCGAGGTGGTGGGCACCGTCGACCGGGACGCCGTCCTGGCGGTCGTGGCCGGCCACCGCGGCGCGCCGGCGCCGGCCGGCACCCCGGCCCTCAGCGGCTCGGTCTGA
- a CDS encoding aldehyde dehydrogenase family protein: MRGLYVDGSWAPTAGARREIRCPADGRLVATVVEGDAGDAATAVAAARRAFDAGGWPATPERERGALLLRVADLLVRDRDAYATAEALDTGKRLVEAEYDIDDIVSCFRYYGGIAGTEAGRVVDTGRPDAISRITYAPVGVCALITPWNYPLLQASWKVAPALSAGNTFVLKPSELTPSTSILLMDTLTEAGLPPGVANLVTGTGPAVGAAMTTDPRVDLVSFTGGLATGKAIMAAAAGTVKRVALELGGKNPNVVFADADREAALDNALTAVFLNSGQVCSAGARLIVQDTIHDAFVDELVVRAAEIRLGGPFDPKAGTGPLISAAHRDKVHAYVTAAVGQGAVLRTGGAVPTDPALQDGSYYPPTVLDGCTTGMDCLRDESFGPVLTVETFSDEADAVRLANDTVYGLAGAVWTSDASRAQRVAGALRHGTVWINDYHPYVPQAEWGGFGQSGNGRELGPTGLAEYREIKHVWQNTAPAAGYWFPR, from the coding sequence ATCCGTGGGTTGTACGTCGACGGTTCCTGGGCCCCGACCGCGGGTGCTCGACGCGAGATCCGCTGCCCCGCCGACGGCAGGCTCGTCGCCACGGTCGTCGAGGGCGACGCCGGCGACGCAGCCACCGCGGTCGCCGCCGCCCGCCGCGCCTTCGACGCCGGCGGCTGGCCGGCCACCCCGGAACGCGAGCGCGGCGCCCTGCTGCTGCGGGTGGCCGACCTCCTCGTCCGCGACCGGGACGCCTACGCGACCGCCGAGGCGCTGGACACCGGCAAACGGCTGGTCGAGGCCGAGTACGACATCGACGACATCGTCAGCTGCTTCCGGTACTACGGCGGCATCGCGGGTACCGAAGCCGGGCGCGTCGTCGACACCGGACGTCCGGACGCGATCAGCCGGATCACCTACGCCCCGGTCGGCGTGTGCGCCCTCATCACGCCGTGGAACTACCCGCTGCTGCAGGCCTCCTGGAAGGTGGCCCCCGCACTGTCGGCCGGGAACACGTTCGTCCTCAAGCCGTCCGAGCTCACCCCGTCGACGTCCATCCTGCTGATGGACACCCTCACCGAGGCCGGCCTGCCGCCCGGGGTGGCCAACCTGGTCACCGGCACCGGGCCCGCCGTCGGTGCCGCGATGACCACCGATCCGCGGGTCGATCTGGTGTCGTTCACCGGCGGTCTGGCCACCGGCAAGGCCATCATGGCCGCCGCGGCGGGCACCGTGAAGAGGGTGGCGCTGGAACTGGGCGGCAAGAACCCGAACGTCGTCTTCGCCGACGCCGACCGCGAGGCCGCGCTGGACAACGCGCTCACCGCGGTCTTCCTCAACTCCGGTCAGGTGTGCTCGGCCGGCGCACGCCTCATCGTGCAGGACACCATCCACGACGCCTTCGTCGACGAACTGGTGGTCCGTGCGGCGGAGATCCGCCTCGGCGGGCCGTTCGACCCGAAAGCCGGAACCGGACCGCTGATCTCAGCCGCACACCGGGACAAGGTGCACGCCTACGTCACCGCGGCGGTGGGTCAGGGCGCGGTGCTGCGCACCGGCGGCGCCGTCCCGACCGACCCCGCCCTGCAGGACGGGTCCTACTATCCGCCCACGGTTCTCGACGGCTGCACCACCGGCATGGACTGCCTGCGCGACGAGTCGTTCGGGCCGGTCCTGACGGTCGAGACGTTCAGCGACGAAGCCGACGCCGTCCGGCTGGCCAACGACACCGTCTACGGACTGGCCGGTGCCGTCTGGACGTCCGACGCCTCCCGTGCCCAGCGCGTCGCCGGCGCCCTGCGTCACGGCACCGTCTGGATCAACGACTACCACCCGTACGTCCCGCAGGCCGAGTGGGGCGGATTCGGGCAGTCCGGCAACGGCCGCGAGCTCGGGCCCACCGGGCTCGCCGAGTACCGCGAGATCAAGCACGTCTGGCAGAACACCGCGCCGGCCGCCGGCTACTGGTTCCCCCGCTGA
- a CDS encoding Mrp/NBP35 family ATP-binding protein: MLPTADAVRAALATVKDPEIRRPITDLNMVDRVDVRSDGHVDLVVLITIAGCPMKDTIERDVTAAVRSVPGVTGVSLSLVPMTDAQRDELRVQLRGGATKDIPFARPESRTSVYAIASGKGGVGKSTVTVNLAASLAARGLSVGVLDADVYGFSVPRMLGVTTRPTRIGDMILPPVAHGVRVISVGMFVEGNAAVVWRGPMLHRALQQFLADVFWGDLDVLLMDLPPGTGDVAISTAQLIPATEIIVVTTPQTAAAEVAERAGAIALQTRQKVVGVIENMSGLVLPDGSTLDVFGSGGGRQVAESLTRSTGTNVPLLGQVPLAVPVREAGDAGTPIVLSSPQDPSAVALASVAATLANRAKPLTRVPLGLSVAGR, from the coding sequence ATGCTGCCCACTGCCGATGCCGTCCGCGCTGCCCTGGCCACCGTCAAGGACCCGGAGATCCGGCGCCCCATCACCGATCTCAACATGGTCGACCGGGTCGATGTCCGGTCCGACGGCCACGTCGACCTCGTCGTGCTCATCACCATCGCCGGCTGCCCGATGAAGGACACCATCGAACGCGACGTCACCGCCGCCGTCCGGTCGGTGCCGGGCGTCACCGGGGTGTCGCTGTCACTGGTGCCGATGACCGACGCCCAGCGGGACGAGTTGCGTGTCCAGCTCCGCGGTGGCGCCACCAAGGACATCCCTTTCGCCCGCCCGGAGTCGCGGACCTCGGTGTACGCCATCGCCTCCGGCAAGGGTGGCGTGGGCAAGTCCACGGTGACCGTCAACCTGGCGGCGTCGCTGGCCGCGCGCGGGCTGTCGGTCGGTGTGCTCGACGCCGACGTCTACGGCTTCTCGGTGCCGCGGATGCTCGGCGTCACCACCCGCCCGACACGCATCGGCGACATGATCCTGCCGCCGGTGGCGCACGGGGTCCGGGTGATCAGCGTCGGCATGTTCGTCGAGGGCAACGCCGCCGTCGTCTGGCGCGGCCCGATGCTGCACCGTGCGCTGCAGCAGTTCCTCGCCGACGTGTTCTGGGGCGACCTGGACGTGCTGCTGATGGATCTGCCGCCGGGTACCGGCGACGTCGCGATCTCCACCGCGCAGCTCATCCCGGCCACCGAGATCATCGTCGTGACCACCCCGCAGACCGCCGCCGCCGAGGTCGCCGAGCGCGCGGGCGCGATCGCCCTGCAGACCCGGCAGAAGGTGGTCGGGGTCATCGAGAACATGTCCGGGCTGGTGCTGCCGGACGGATCGACGCTGGACGTCTTCGGCAGCGGCGGTGGCCGCCAGGTCGCCGAGTCGCTCACCCGGTCCACGGGGACCAACGTGCCGCTGCTCGGCCAGGTGCCGCTGGCCGTTCCGGTCCGCGAGGCGGGTGACGCGGGGACGCCGATCGTGCTCTCCTCGCCGCAGGATCCGTCCGCGGTCGCCCTGGCCTCGGTCGCCGCGACGCTGGCCAACCGGGCGAAGCCACTCACCCGGGTGCCGCTGGGGTTGTCCGTCGCCGGTCGCTGA
- the purU gene encoding formyltetrahydrofolate deformylase, which yields MSPRPVPGREFILTLSCKDGPGLVAAVSGFLAARGANLLASQQFDDQLTGRFFMRVHAAFRDAAPDLEELRAGFGDVGAAHAMDFELMDVTTPTRTLIMVSRFGHCLNDLLYRHRMGTLNIEIPVIVSNHRDFEALAASYGIRYEYIPVTPDTKADAEARLLALMEEHRIDLVVLARYMQVLGEETSHALSGRAINIHHSFLPSFKGAKPYHQAHDRGVKLIGATAHYINDDLDEGPIIEQDVARVDHNDDPDALVAAGRDVETQVLARAVKWHCERRVLPNGNRTVVFR from the coding sequence ATGTCGCCCCGCCCCGTCCCGGGACGCGAGTTCATCCTGACCCTGAGCTGCAAGGACGGCCCGGGTCTGGTCGCCGCGGTGAGCGGCTTCCTCGCCGCCCGGGGGGCCAACCTGCTGGCCAGCCAGCAGTTCGACGACCAGCTCACCGGTCGCTTCTTCATGCGGGTGCACGCCGCTTTCCGCGACGCCGCACCGGATCTCGAGGAGTTGCGGGCCGGGTTCGGCGATGTCGGCGCGGCACACGCGATGGACTTCGAGCTGATGGACGTGACCACGCCGACCCGGACGCTCATCATGGTCAGCCGTTTCGGACACTGCCTCAACGACCTGCTGTACCGCCACCGGATGGGCACGCTGAACATCGAGATCCCGGTCATCGTCAGCAACCACCGTGACTTCGAGGCATTGGCCGCCTCCTACGGCATCCGCTACGAGTACATCCCGGTCACGCCCGACACGAAGGCGGACGCGGAGGCCCGGCTGCTGGCGTTGATGGAGGAGCACCGGATCGACCTGGTGGTGCTCGCGCGGTACATGCAGGTGCTCGGTGAGGAGACCAGCCACGCGCTGTCGGGCCGGGCGATCAACATCCACCACTCGTTCCTGCCGAGCTTCAAGGGCGCCAAGCCCTACCACCAGGCCCACGACCGGGGCGTCAAGCTGATCGGCGCGACCGCGCACTACATCAACGACGACCTGGACGAGGGTCCGATCATCGAGCAGGACGTGGCCCGCGTCGACCACAACGACGACCCGGACGCGCTCGTCGCCGCCGGTCGCGACGTGGAGACCCAGGTGCTGGCCCGGGCGGTCAAGTGGCACTGCGAGCGCCGCGTGCTGCCCAACGGCAACCGGACCGTCGTCTTCCGCTGA
- a CDS encoding IclR family transcriptional regulator, with amino-acid sequence MSNEAPVRDSAVQSVDRAVSALEFLARHGEARVSEVAVAIEVHKSTASRLLTVLAQRGLVEVAGERGRYRLGFGLVRLAGAVGSRLDVVGHGRDLCDELVTVSGETVNLAVRRGDQVFNIHQSAGDSAVAVNWVGRPTPLHATSSGKALLAWASVGHPAELDLERFTAHTVTDPDTLAHQLSRARDQGWAVTLGEYEEGLNAVAAPVFGLTGGIIAALSVSGPSYRLTGEALAALAPAVTAAAARLSERMGHVERPV; translated from the coding sequence GTGAGCAACGAAGCACCGGTCCGGGACTCCGCGGTCCAGTCCGTCGACCGGGCCGTCAGCGCCCTGGAGTTCCTTGCCCGTCATGGCGAGGCGCGGGTCTCCGAGGTGGCCGTCGCGATCGAGGTGCACAAGTCCACCGCATCCCGGTTGCTGACCGTGCTGGCGCAGCGGGGCCTGGTGGAGGTCGCGGGCGAGCGTGGCCGGTACCGGCTCGGCTTCGGGTTGGTCCGGTTGGCGGGAGCGGTCGGCAGCCGCCTGGACGTCGTCGGCCACGGCCGCGACCTGTGCGACGAGCTGGTGACCGTGAGCGGCGAGACGGTCAACCTGGCCGTCCGCCGCGGCGACCAGGTCTTCAACATCCACCAGAGCGCGGGTGACAGTGCCGTCGCGGTGAACTGGGTGGGCCGTCCGACACCGCTGCACGCGACGTCGTCGGGCAAGGCGCTGCTCGCCTGGGCATCCGTCGGGCATCCCGCCGAACTCGACCTGGAGCGGTTCACCGCGCACACCGTCACGGATCCGGACACGTTGGCCCATCAGCTGTCCCGAGCCCGCGACCAGGGCTGGGCGGTCACCCTCGGCGAGTACGAGGAAGGGTTGAACGCGGTCGCCGCACCGGTGTTCGGTCTGACCGGCGGGATCATCGCGGCGCTGTCGGTGTCGGGCCCGTCCTACCGGCTGACCGGGGAGGCGCTGGCCGCGCTGGCGCCCGCGGTGACCGCGGCGGCCGCCCGGCTCAGCGAGCGGATGGGGCACGTCGAGCGTCCGGTCTGA
- a CDS encoding IclR family transcriptional regulator: protein MSASSGTGDETTGSVQSVDRALTILELLAADGELGVTQIAGLLGVHKSTASRLLATLEAHGLAEQLPDRGRYQLGVGLLRLAGSTRVRLDIVRESRPIARALAADTGETVNLVILSGTETLYLDQVEGPSALQIHHWVGRRNPLHATANGRVLLAHASRAEQDAIIAAISDDRRRLPALTARTVTSAEALRAALVEVRHRGYDVAVDELEIGLTAVAAPVRGADGEVIGSLSVSGPGFRLTTDRLDDTVRAVVVAAGAVSRRMGFSGTVTMTAV from the coding sequence ATGTCAGCGAGCTCCGGGACCGGCGACGAGACGACCGGATCGGTCCAGTCGGTCGACCGGGCGCTGACCATCCTGGAACTGCTGGCCGCGGACGGTGAACTCGGCGTCACCCAGATCGCCGGCCTGCTCGGCGTCCACAAGTCCACCGCCTCCCGGTTGCTGGCCACCCTGGAGGCGCACGGACTGGCCGAGCAACTCCCCGACCGCGGGCGGTACCAGCTCGGGGTCGGCCTGCTCCGGTTGGCCGGGTCGACGCGGGTGCGGCTCGACATCGTCCGGGAGAGCCGGCCGATCGCGCGCGCGCTGGCCGCCGACACCGGCGAGACCGTCAACCTGGTCATCCTCTCCGGCACCGAGACCCTCTACCTGGACCAGGTGGAGGGGCCGTCCGCGCTCCAGATCCACCACTGGGTCGGGCGGCGGAACCCGTTGCACGCCACCGCGAACGGCCGGGTGCTGCTGGCGCACGCCAGCCGGGCCGAACAGGACGCCATCATCGCCGCCATCTCCGACGACCGGCGCCGGCTGCCCGCCCTCACCGCCCGCACCGTCACCTCCGCCGAAGCGCTGCGCGCCGCTCTGGTCGAGGTCCGGCACCGCGGCTACGACGTCGCGGTCGACGAACTGGAAATCGGACTCACCGCGGTGGCCGCACCGGTCCGCGGCGCCGACGGCGAGGTGATCGGTTCACTGTCGGTGTCCGGGCCGGGATTCCGTCTCACCACCGACCGCCTCGACGACACGGTGCGGGCCGTGGTCGTCGCCGCCGGCGCGGTCTCGCGGCGGATGGGTTTCAGCGGCACCGTGACGATGACGGCGGTGTGA
- a CDS encoding bifunctional 3-phenylpropionate/cinnamic acid dioxygenase ferredoxin subunit: MTGTATSGPAGRVRLCPLGDIPAGEGVRFAQVSPPIAVFHTEDGEVFAIDDTCTHQDASLADGWLEGCEIECPLHASKFDLRTGEVDAPPAKVGVRTHAVTVTDDGDVWVELSTDAPRLPPGVSL, translated from the coding sequence ATGACCGGAACCGCCACCTCAGGTCCGGCCGGCCGCGTGCGGCTCTGCCCGCTCGGTGACATCCCGGCCGGCGAGGGTGTGCGCTTCGCCCAGGTCTCCCCGCCGATCGCGGTCTTCCACACCGAGGACGGCGAGGTGTTCGCCATCGACGACACCTGCACCCACCAGGACGCCTCGCTGGCCGACGGCTGGCTCGAGGGCTGCGAGATCGAGTGTCCGCTGCACGCCTCGAAGTTCGACCTGCGCACCGGCGAGGTCGACGCACCGCCCGCGAAGGTCGGGGTGCGCACCCACGCGGTGACGGTGACCGACGACGGCGACGTCTGGGTCGAGCTCTCCACCGACGCGCCGCGCCTGCCGCCCGGCGTGTCCCTGTGA